A genomic segment from Phragmites australis chromosome 6, lpPhrAust1.1, whole genome shotgun sequence encodes:
- the LOC133922561 gene encoding uncharacterized protein LOC133922561 isoform X1 yields the protein MAGKGPPSWMRAESLLRGACAAMAAAGALLLGLSTETKTVLFVQKKAVPKDVQALCMSAVCQGADRGGRGRGGVPRRPARQQVPLLAPLPRRRLPASQERAGMRLLPPRQGVRVHGVCDHGGGAAGVRGGADRRGGPAVEQALQHLHQLLRAGRRRHALQPARRRRHGRPLRLLGPRPLPPPLLLGGRAVRADLRTDWSQASSVEMGCVAQADSEREKE from the exons ATGGCAGGAAAGGGGCCGCCGTCGTGGATGAGGGCGGAGAGCCTCCTGCGCGGCGCGtgcgcggcgatggcggcggcgggggctcTGCTGCTGGGGCTCAGCACGGAGACCAAGACGGTGCTCTTCGTCCAGAAGAAGGCCGTCCCCAAGGACGTCCAGGCCCTCTG CATGTCCGCCGTGTGCCAGGGTGCTGATcgtggcggccgcggccgcggcggggtACCACGTCGTCCAGCTCGCCAGCAGGTGCCTCTACTCGCACCGCTTCCCCGGCGGCGGCTGCCGGCGTCTCAGGAGAGGGCTGGCATGCGTCTCCTTCCTCCTCGACAAG GGGTGCGCGTACATGGTGTTTGCgaccacggcggcggcgctgcaggCGTGCGTGGTGGGGCTGACCGGCGTGGAGGCCCTGCAGTGGAGCAAGCTCTGCAACATCTACACCAGCTTCTGCGTGCAGGGCGCCGCCGGCATGCTCTGCAGCCTGCTCGCCGCCGCAGGCATGGCCGTCCTCTCCGTCTTCTCGGCCCGCGACCTCTTCCGCCGCCCCTGCTCCTCGGCGGCCGGGCAGTGCGCGCAGATCTAAGGACAGACTGGTCGCAGGCGAGCTCGGTCGAGATGGGGTGTGTCGCACAGGCAGATTCTGAGCGGGAAAAAGAATAG
- the LOC133922562 gene encoding uncharacterized protein LOC133922562: MDGDQRRQAAAVTRARVQDSPARRLIAWLQLRFKAFVHRCGKLARWDAAGRPVFVLFAVFLLQRSLRRRYLSWKESSELRLRAAAVTVQAAVRAIAARRELSLRRQARAATRIQAQWRAHIAVWSYLMTKRATLICQCALRRNIARRQLLKLRLANLERERLDEMCTQREMVDVLVETTSRRPAEHYALPRAPSVILVSWTPPPLGWYKLNFDGSVYHDETGRASIGGVIRDCTGHLFLCFAERTELASIGMIEGCALIRGLHLALESGCCDGHRPLLVEGYDRTLVRLLRGESRLRRITRAMKEEILELLGRFRGGFEVRHIFREGNQVADTLCREAYRCPMVWNVRIDGPVPSYAVWEKAEDDRRGVVHERIRPPCGMKLINGARREFAPQVTASLAGQPVAPPDLQPAQEQPIQHDRSKITLKERTSRRLPKTRRRDDESTLVDWADGFACQADGDNF, from the exons ATGGATGGAGATCAGAGGAGGCAAGCCGCCGCGGTCACACGGGCACGCGTGCAGGACAGCCCGGCGCGGCGCCTGATCGCCTGGCTGCAGCTTCGTTTCA AGGCGTTTGTTCATAGGTGCGGCAAGCTCGCGAGATGGGACGCGGCGGGGCGCCCCGTGTTCGTCCTCTTCGCGGTGTTCTTGCTCCAGAGGAGCCTGCGCCGCCGGTACCTGTCATGGAAGGAGTCGTCGGAGCTGCGGCTGCGGGCCGCCGCGGTCACCGTGCAGGCGGCCGTCAGGGCGATAGCGGCTCGCCGCGAGCTCTCGCTCCGGAGGCAGGCCAGGGCAGCCACGCGCATCCAG GCGCAATGGCGTGCTCACATTGCTGTGTGGAGCTACCTGATGACGAAGAGAGCCACCCTGATCTGTCAGTGTGCTCTGAGGCGAAACATTGCGAGGAGGCAGCTCCTGAAGCTCAGACTG GCGAATCTTGAGAGGGAAAGGCTGGATGAGATGTGCACGCAGCGTGAGATGGTGGACGTGCTAGTTGAGACCACTTCGCGACGCCCGGCAGAGCACTACGCCCTCCCGCGAGCTCCTTCCGTCATCCTCGTGAGCTGGACTCCGCCGCCGCTGGGGTGGTACAAACTCAACTTCGACGGCTCCGTTTACCACGACGAGACCGGTCGCGCGAGCATTGGCGGCGTCATCCGCGACTGCACCGGCCACCTCTTCCTCTGTTTTGCTGAGCGGACCGAGCTTGCCTCGATCGGTATGATCGAGGGCTGTGCGCTCATCCGCGGCCTCCACCTCGCGCTGGAGAGCGGGTGCTGCGACGGCCACCGGCCGCTGCTCGTCGAGGGCTACGACCGGACTCTGGTGCGGCTGCTGCGCGGGGAGTCGCGGCTGAGGCGCATCACGCGGGCCATGAAGGAGGAAATCTTGGAGCTCCTCGGCCGTTTCCGCGGGGGCTTCGAGGTGCGGCACATCTTCCGCGAGGGCAACCAGGTGGCCGACACGCTGTGCCGGGAGGCGTACCGGTGCCCGATGGTGTGGAATGTGCGGATCGACGGGCCCGTCCCCTCCTACGCCGTGTGGGAGAAGGCGGAGGACGACCGCCGTGGCGTCGTGCACGAGCGGATCCGACCGCCGTGTGGCATGAAACTAATCAATGGAGCGCGCCGAGAATTCGCTCCACAAGTGACGGCTTCGCTTGCCGGGCAACCTGTGGCACCTCCTGATCTCCAGCCGGCCCAAGAACAGCCGATCCAGCACGATCGTTCCAAGATCACGTTGAAGGAACGCACGAGCCGGCGACTACCGAAGACACGGAGACGAGACGACGAGAGCACGCTCGTGGACTGGGCTGACGGATTCGCTTGCCAGGCCGACGGAGACAACTTCTGA
- the LOC133922561 gene encoding CASP-like protein 2C4 isoform X2, with the protein MAGKGPPSWMRAESLLRGACAAMAAAGALLLGLSTETKTVLFVQKKAVPKDVQALWVLIVAAAAAAGYHVVQLASRCLYSHRFPGGGCRRLRRGLACVSFLLDKGCAYMVFATTAAALQACVVGLTGVEALQWSKLCNIYTSFCVQGAAGMLCSLLAAAGMAVLSVFSARDLFRRPCSSAAGQCAQI; encoded by the exons ATGGCAGGAAAGGGGCCGCCGTCGTGGATGAGGGCGGAGAGCCTCCTGCGCGGCGCGtgcgcggcgatggcggcggcgggggctcTGCTGCTGGGGCTCAGCACGGAGACCAAGACGGTGCTCTTCGTCCAGAAGAAGGCCGTCCCCAAGGACGTCCAGGCCCTCTG GGTGCTGATcgtggcggccgcggccgcggcggggtACCACGTCGTCCAGCTCGCCAGCAGGTGCCTCTACTCGCACCGCTTCCCCGGCGGCGGCTGCCGGCGTCTCAGGAGAGGGCTGGCATGCGTCTCCTTCCTCCTCGACAAG GGGTGCGCGTACATGGTGTTTGCgaccacggcggcggcgctgcaggCGTGCGTGGTGGGGCTGACCGGCGTGGAGGCCCTGCAGTGGAGCAAGCTCTGCAACATCTACACCAGCTTCTGCGTGCAGGGCGCCGCCGGCATGCTCTGCAGCCTGCTCGCCGCCGCAGGCATGGCCGTCCTCTCCGTCTTCTCGGCCCGCGACCTCTTCCGCCGCCCCTGCTCCTCGGCGGCCGGGCAGTGCGCGCAGATCTAA
- the LOC133922563 gene encoding 4-coumarate--CoA ligase 3, with translation MGSVDAAPEESVVFRSKLPDIEINNSQPLHTYCFGKMEEVADRPCIIDGQTGASYTYAEVESLSRRAASGLRRMGVGKGDVVMNLLRNCPEFAFSFLGAARLGAATTTANPFYTPHEIHRQAEAAGAKVIITEACAVEKVREFAAERGVPVVTVDGRFDGCVEFREVIEAEELEADADIHPDDVVALPYSSGTTGLPKGVMLTHRSLITSVAQQVDGENPNLYFNKDDVLLCLLPLFHIYSLNSVLLAGLRAGSAIVIMRKFDLGALVDLVRKYSITIAPFVPPIVVEIAKSPRVTADDLASIRMVMSGAAPMGKDLQDAFMTKIPNAVLGQGYGMTEAGPVLAMCLAFAKEPFKVKSGSCGTVVRNAELKIVEPDTGAALGRSQPGEICIRGEQIMKGYLNDPESTKNTIDKDGWLHTGDIGIVDDDDEIFIVDRLKEIIKYKGFQVPPAELEALLITHPEIKDAAVVSMKDDLAGEVPVAFIMRTEGSEVTEDEIKKFVAKEVVFYKKIHKVFFTDSIPKNPSGKILRKDLRARLAAGVH, from the exons ATGGGTTCCGTGGACGCGGCGCCGGAGGAGTCGGTGGTGTTCCGGTCGAAGCTGCCGGACATCGAGATCAACAACAGCCAGCCGCTGCACACCTACTGCTTCGGCAagatggaggaggtggcggacCGGCCCTGCATCATCGACGGCCAGACCGGCGCGTCCTACACCTACGCGGAGGTGGAGTCCCTGTCGCGGCGCGCCGCGTCGGGGCTGCGCCGGATGGGCGTGGGCAAGGGCGACGTGGTCATGAACCTGCTCCGCAACTGCCCTGAGTTCGCCTTCTCGTTCCTCGGCGCGGCGCGGCTGGGCGCGGCCACCACCACGGCCAACCCGTTCTACACCCCTCACGAGATCCACCGCCAGGCGGAGGCTGCCGGCGCCAAGGTGATCATCACCGAGGCCTGCGCCGTGGAGAAGGTGCGGGAGTTCGCGGCCGAGAGGGGCGTCCCCGTGGTCACCGTGGACGGGCGGTTCGACGGGTGCGTGGAGTTCCGCGAGGTGATCGAGGCCGAGGAGCTGGAAGCCGACGCCGACATCCACCCCGACGACGTCGTCGCCCTGCCCTACTCGTCCGGCACCACCGGCCTCCCCAAGGGCGTCATGCTCACCCACCGCAGCCTCATCACCAGCGTCGCGCAGCAG GTGGACGGCGAGAACCCCAACCTGTACTTCAACAAGGATGACGTGCTCCTCTGCCTGCTGCCGCTGTTCCACATCTACTCGCTCAACTCCGTGCTGCTCGCCGGCCTGCGCGCGGGCTCGGCCATCGTGATCATGCGCAAGTTCGACCTCGGCGCGCTCGTCGACTTGGTGCGCAAGTATAGCATCACCATCGCGCCCTTCGTGCCGCCGATCGTGGTGGAGATCGCCAAGAGCCCCCGGGTCACTGCCGACGACCTCGCCTCCATCCGCATGGTCATGTCCGGCGCCGCGCCCATGGGCAAGGACCTCCAGGACGCCTTCATGACCAAGATCCCCAATGCCGTGCTCGGACAG GGATACGGAATGACTGAGGCAGGGCCCGTGCTGGCAATGTGCCTGGCCTTCGCCAAGGAGCCGTTCAAGGTCAAGTCCGGGTCGTGCGGCACGGTGGTGCGGAACGCGGAGCTGAAGATCGTCGAACCCGACACCGGCGCCGCCCTCGGCCGGAGCCAGCCCGGGGAGATCTGCATCCGCGGGGAGCAAATCATGAAAG GTTACCTGAACGACCCAGAGTCCACAAAGAACACTATTGACAAGGACGGCTGGCTGCACACCGGGGACATCGGAATCgtcgacgatgacgacgagatCTTCATCGTCGACAGGCTCAAGGAGATCATCAAGTACAAGGGGTTCCAGGTGCCACCTGCAGAGCTTGAAGCCCTCCTCATCACGCACCCAGAGATCAAGGACGCCGCCGTCGTATC AATGAAGGATGATCTTGCTGGTGAAGTCCCGGTTGCCTTCATCATGCGGACAGAAGGTTCTGAAGTCACCGAGGATGAGATCAAGAAATTCGTTGCAAAGGAG GTTGTTTTCTACAAAAAGATTCACAAGGTCTTCTTCACCGACTCCATCCCGAAGAACCCGTCCGGTAAAATCCTAAGGAAGGACTTGAGAGCCAGGCTCGCTGCCGGCGTCCACTGA